The DNA segment GAGAGCTCGCCGCCCGCGAGCTTCGCCATCGCCTCGTAGGAGACCCACGCCGGGTCCAGCAGGACGACCTCCTCGCCGTCGTCGACGAGCGTCTGGAACGTCTCGTAGAGCGCCTGTTTCGCACCGGGGGTGACGATCACCTTCTCGGGGTCGTACTCGAGGCCGTCACCCCGCAGCTTCTCGCTGATCGCCTCGCGCAGCTCGGGAATGCCGTTCGAGCCGGTGTAGCCGGTGTGGCCGGCGTCCATCGCCTCCTTACCCGCCTCGACGACGTTCTCTGGCGTGGGAAAGTCGGGTTCGCCCACTGAGAGGTCGACGACGTCCGCCCCCTCCGCCTCGAGTTCGGAGGCCAGCTGGCTGATCGCGAGGGTCGCGCTCGGTTCGACACGGCCGATACGGTTCGTGAATTCGAAGCTCATAGTTCTTCCATCAGGTCGATCGCACTCTCGACGGCGCGTGCGCCGTAATCGGTTCGCGCCCGGGCCTCGTCGGCGGTCATCCCCGGACCGGAGATTCCGAACGTCACGGGGACGTCGCGGTCGAGGCTCACCTCGGTCAGCCCGCGTGCGGCGGCGTCGGCGATGGTCCGATCGTGGTCGGTGGCGCCCGTGACGATCGCGCCGAGCGCCACGACGGCGTCGATTCCCTCGCGGCGCGCCAGTCGATCGGCCGCGAGCGGCGTGTCGTACGCGCCGGGAACGTAGAGGGTCTCCTCGACCGTCGCCCCCCGGTCAGCGGCCGCCTCGTGGGCGGCCTCCTCCATCGCCTCGGTGACCTCGCGGTTGAACCGCGCGACCACCAGTCCGAGCGTGACCATACGCGAGGGTGGCCCACCGCCGGCAAAGAGCTTACCGTTCGTCGGAGCCGGAGTCGGAGTCGGAGTCGGAGTCCGAATCCGACTCGGCGTCGGAGTGTGGGACCGTCGGCGCGGGCCGCTTGCCGAACGACGAGCGTCGCTCCTCGCTCATGCGGCGTTTCTCGACGTCCCAGTTCTCGAAGAAGCCGTACTCGGTCATCGTCGTCATCCCCGCGATCGCCGCCTGGAGGTTGATCCCGATCAGCGGGATGTCGGCGACCGTGATCAGCACGTCCGCCTGGATCATCGCTCCCTCGCGCAGAAGCACGTCGAGCACGTCGACGATCGCGTGGTCGGGCTCCTTGGTCGGTTTCACTGGGCCTCACCCCCGATCTGTGGCGCGTAGCTGTACGGCGGCCACGGGCCGGTGTAGCGTACCTCGTGGGCGGGACGTCCGTTGATCTCCTCGAGTGCCTCCCCGATCGCCTCCTCGTTCTCGCGGGGGGCGAGCACCGAGATTTGGGCGACCCGATCGAGCTCGTCGTCCGTCTCGGTCGAGACGACGTTCGAGCCGCCGCCCGATCGCTGGATCTCGACGGCGTGGGGTTCGACGAGTCCGTAGAGCGTCTCCGCGACCGCGTCGCGTCGCTCCTGAAGGCGCTCGTTGAGCCGCTGTTCGTACTGCTTCTCGAGCAGGTACCCCGTCCCCTCGCTCGCCTCCTCGGTGCGTGCCGCGAGCTCCTGAAGCTCCTCGTCCCCCTCGAGAACCGTCTCGCGCATCGAGGCCTCGTCCCACCGGACCTCGATGCGGTACTCCCACCGGCCCGCGAGCGTCTCGAGGGCGTCGTCGATCTCCTCGCGACGTTCGGCGAGCCACTCGTAGACCGTCTCGTCGTCGCCTTTGATGATCGTGTCGAACCGGAAGGGAAGCGGCGTACCGAAGCGCTGGCCGGCCTCGTCGACGACCTGCTGGTGGGCCAACAGCCAGCTTCGAACCCGCGTCATGTCGTCGGAGTCGTAGACGGAGTCGACGGGCTGGGTGACCACGCCGATCCCGTTCCGGACGAGAAGCGAGGTCGTTCCGTCCTCGATCCCCTCCGCGGTGAAGCTCTCGTCGTCGGCGGCGCGGACCGCACAGTAGAGATATCGTCCCTCGTCGAACTCGAGGTCGGCGTTCGCGCCGCCGGGGTCGGTTGTGTCGGTCATTCCGGGAGCTCCTGATC comes from the Halalkalicoccus sp. CG83 genome and includes:
- the ribH gene encoding 6,7-dimethyl-8-ribityllumazine synthase; the protein is MVTLGLVVARFNREVTEAMEEAAHEAAADRGATVEETLYVPGAYDTPLAADRLARREGIDAVVALGAIVTGATDHDRTIADAAARGLTEVSLDRDVPVTFGISGPGMTADEARARTDYGARAVESAIDLMEEL
- the gvpM gene encoding gas vesicle protein GvpM, with amino-acid sequence MKPTKEPDHAIVDVLDVLLREGAMIQADVLITVADIPLIGINLQAAIAGMTTMTEYGFFENWDVEKRRMSEERRSSFGKRPAPTVPHSDAESDSDSDSDSDSGSDER
- the gvpL gene encoding gas vesicle protein GvpL, with amino-acid sequence MTDTTDPGGANADLEFDEGRYLYCAVRAADDESFTAEGIEDGTTSLLVRNGIGVVTQPVDSVYDSDDMTRVRSWLLAHQQVVDEAGQRFGTPLPFRFDTIIKGDDETVYEWLAERREEIDDALETLAGRWEYRIEVRWDEASMRETVLEGDEELQELAARTEEASEGTGYLLEKQYEQRLNERLQERRDAVAETLYGLVEPHAVEIQRSGGGSNVVSTETDDELDRVAQISVLAPRENEEAIGEALEEINGRPAHEVRYTGPWPPYSYAPQIGGEAQ